A region from the Aegilops tauschii subsp. strangulata cultivar AL8/78 chromosome 5, Aet v6.0, whole genome shotgun sequence genome encodes:
- the LOC109746075 gene encoding uncharacterized protein translates to MASSTSSSAFLLLHGLASASPSKASAFFASPISPSFPLSTSTSINASSPRRPLPPAPRATGRGGDKDNRVQELRVPDSWLTPGGAAQESEWLRGTLHKWLDDEYCPEPANVDISNTAARSYHESLTAKQSDVGEILMKMVGDLQELSYQESFHGAFSAANAAVRLITQRMESSAGE, encoded by the exons atggcATCTTCTACCTCATCCTCTGCCTttctcctcctccatggcctcgcTTCTGCTTCTCCCTCGAAGGCTTCTGCTTTCTTCGCTTCCCCCATCAGCCCCTCCTTCCCACTCTCGACCTCCACCTCCATCAACGCGTCCTCTCCGCGGCGGCCCTTGCCCCCTGCTCCTCGCGCCACCGGCCGCGGCGGTGACAAGGACAACCGCGTGCAGGAGCTGAGGGTGCCTGATTCCTGGCTCACGCCCGGAGGAGCAGCGCAG GAATCCGAATGGCTGAGGGGAACGCTACACAAGTGGCTGGACGACGAGTACTGCCCCGAGCCGGCCAACGTGGACATCAGCAACACGGCCGCAAGGTCGTACCACGAGTCCCTCACGGCGAAGCAGTCTGATGTGGGGGAGATCCTGATGAAGATGGTCGGAGATCTGCAGGAGCTGTCGTACCAGGAGAGCTTCCACGGGGCCTTCTCCGCCGCCAACGCCGCGGTGCGCTTGATAACGCAGAGGATGGAGTCGTCAGCCGGTGAGTGA